The following proteins come from a genomic window of Flavobacterium crocinum:
- a CDS encoding DUF2157 domain-containing protein gives MKKFNEQATADLFEKGLITENQFEEVKAYRSLNIFSVNAELKLFLYLSVILFTSGIGILIYENIDSIGHIAILSLLLIVTVVCFFYCFKNSNGFQKTETQFDHPVLEYLVLLANILTCIFIGYLQFQYKPFGEHYGLATLVPTIVSFFCAYYFDNRSVLTIAVTGLAAYIGLSVTPQDLLNNNDFYASESLSYSAVVLGILLILWTIYSNRIVLKTHFSLIFLTFALHIISIASISNLLNHYNLIWLVFAVVLAGSTFYFYKISYELKAMSLYVFMIVYGYIGANIVLFRLFENVDFSDIWELFFFLLPAYFIGSIVMFIKLIKNFHKEIAE, from the coding sequence ATGAAGAAATTTAATGAGCAGGCGACTGCAGACCTATTTGAAAAAGGTTTGATTACAGAAAATCAGTTTGAAGAAGTTAAAGCATATCGAAGTTTGAATATCTTTTCAGTAAACGCAGAATTAAAACTGTTTCTTTATCTATCGGTTATATTGTTTACTTCAGGAATCGGAATTTTGATTTATGAAAATATTGATTCTATCGGACATATTGCAATTCTCTCACTTCTTTTAATTGTAACTGTAGTTTGTTTTTTCTATTGTTTTAAAAACTCAAATGGCTTTCAGAAAACCGAAACACAATTTGATCATCCTGTTTTAGAATATCTGGTTTTGCTGGCTAATATTTTGACATGCATTTTTATTGGTTATCTACAATTTCAATACAAACCTTTTGGAGAACATTACGGATTGGCAACATTGGTGCCCACAATAGTAAGTTTCTTTTGCGCTTATTATTTTGATAATAGAAGCGTGCTAACTATTGCTGTTACCGGTTTAGCGGCTTATATAGGACTTTCTGTTACGCCTCAGGATTTATTAAACAACAATGATTTTTATGCTAGTGAGAGTTTGAGCTATTCTGCTGTTGTGCTAGGGATCTTATTGATATTGTGGACAATCTACAGTAATCGAATTGTATTAAAAACACATTTCAGTTTAATCTTCCTGACTTTTGCCTTGCATATTATCAGTATCGCATCGATCAGTAATTTATTAAATCATTATAATTTAATCTGGCTGGTTTTTGCTGTTGTTTTAGCAGGATCTACTTTTTACTTTTATAAAATTAGTTATGAATTGAAAGCAATGTCTCTATATGTTTTTATGATTGTTTACGGTTATATCGGAGCAAATATAGTTTTGTTCAGACTTTTTGAAAATGTTGATTTCTCTGATATTTGGGAATTGTTTTTTTTCTTATTGCCGGCTTATTTTATAGGCTCCATTGTAATGTTCATTAAATTAATTAAAAATTTTCATAAAGAAATAGCAGAATGA
- a CDS encoding carbon-nitrogen hydrolase, giving the protein MPKRKYKISVIQLNLNDVAENNLKKCISWVRDAASQGAEVILLPELYSSHYFCQSEDVDNFALAEPLYSTSFIAFSELAKELGVVIIVPFFEKRMAGIYHNSAYIIDTDGTEAGLYRKMHIPDDPHFYEKFYFTPGDLGFQAIETKKGTVGTLICWDQWYPEAARITALKGAEVLFYPTAIGWHPKEKEQYGENQYGAWMNVMKGHAVANGVFVAAANRIGLEKYIEGTEGIQFWGASFIAGPQGEILAQASHDKEEILIAEVDLDLQENVRQNWPFFRDRRIDAFGDITKRAIDK; this is encoded by the coding sequence ATGCCGAAAAGAAAATATAAAATATCAGTAATTCAGTTAAATCTGAATGATGTTGCTGAAAATAATCTTAAGAAATGTATCAGTTGGGTAAGAGATGCTGCAAGTCAGGGAGCAGAGGTAATCTTACTTCCGGAACTATATAGCAGTCATTATTTCTGCCAAAGCGAAGATGTAGATAATTTTGCATTAGCAGAACCTTTATATAGCACTTCATTTATTGCTTTCAGCGAATTGGCAAAAGAATTAGGAGTAGTAATTATTGTTCCTTTCTTCGAAAAAAGGATGGCTGGAATCTATCATAATAGTGCGTATATCATCGATACAGATGGTACAGAAGCTGGTTTATACCGTAAAATGCACATTCCGGACGATCCGCATTTCTATGAGAAATTCTATTTCACTCCGGGAGATTTAGGTTTCCAGGCAATAGAAACTAAAAAAGGAACTGTTGGAACTTTAATCTGCTGGGATCAATGGTATCCGGAAGCTGCGAGAATTACAGCTTTAAAAGGTGCTGAGGTTTTATTCTACCCAACAGCTATCGGATGGCATCCTAAGGAAAAAGAGCAGTACGGAGAAAATCAGTACGGTGCTTGGATGAATGTAATGAAAGGTCATGCTGTTGCAAATGGTGTTTTCGTTGCAGCGGCGAATCGAATTGGTTTAGAAAAATATATTGAAGGAACTGAAGGAATTCAATTCTGGGGAGCATCATTTATTGCCGGGCCTCAAGGAGAAATTTTAGCTCAGGCTTCTCATGATAAAGAAGAAATCTTAATCGCTGAGGTTGATTTAGATCTTCAGGAAAATGTTCGTCAAAACTGGCCGTTTTTCAGAGACCGAAGAATTGATGCTTTTGGAGATATTACAAAAAGAGCAATCGACAAATAA
- a CDS encoding SadB/YajI family lipoprotein has translation MKKITLGLLLLSSFTILFAQAPQKMNYQSVIRKKDSTLLANTIVGIKTSILLGSATGNSSYVETQNIRTSVNGLATMEIGGGNPVLGTFSGIDWGAGPHFIKTEIDPTGGTNYTISGTSQLLSVPYALYAGSSANKGKTSIILTGSITDAEAVEQIKAQIGLYTENVYVTNASNLTTLDLSEAKNLINLIIQDNANLASIKVDNLTEVYGDLEIENNAKLSSLTFPVLKALYGYDTSILNNAALKKISFPLLTTARGIDFSYNASLNSIDIPLLASLHISQSNTVFSHNALPSSQINLILSRLLNVSPSSGKYIDLSQQNPSAVPTGQGILDKATLISRGNSVSTD, from the coding sequence ATGAAAAAAATTACTCTGGGATTACTTTTATTGAGTTCTTTTACCATTTTATTTGCTCAAGCCCCGCAAAAGATGAATTATCAATCTGTAATTCGTAAAAAAGACAGTACATTACTTGCAAATACCATAGTTGGTATAAAGACCAGTATTTTGCTAGGTTCGGCAACTGGAAATAGTTCTTACGTTGAAACTCAAAATATAAGAACAAGCGTTAATGGATTAGCAACAATGGAAATAGGAGGTGGGAATCCAGTTTTAGGTACCTTTTCCGGAATAGATTGGGGAGCAGGACCTCACTTTATAAAAACAGAAATTGATCCGACAGGAGGAACTAATTATACCATTAGTGGTACAAGTCAGCTTTTAAGCGTTCCTTATGCATTATATGCTGGAAGTAGCGCCAATAAAGGAAAAACTAGTATCATCTTAACTGGCAGTATCACGGATGCAGAAGCTGTAGAGCAAATAAAAGCTCAAATAGGCCTTTATACAGAAAATGTTTATGTTACTAATGCATCAAACCTAACAACCTTAGACTTAAGTGAAGCTAAAAATTTAATAAATTTAATTATACAGGACAATGCAAATTTGGCTTCTATAAAAGTAGATAATCTGACTGAGGTTTATGGAGATTTAGAAATCGAAAACAATGCAAAATTGAGTTCGCTTACATTTCCTGTTTTAAAAGCCTTATATGGATATGATACTAGTATATTAAACAATGCAGCATTAAAAAAAATTTCTTTTCCATTGTTGACTACTGCAAGGGGTATTGATTTTAGCTATAATGCTTCACTTAATTCGATTGATATACCATTATTAGCTTCGTTACATATTTCTCAGTCAAATACCGTTTTTTCACATAACGCATTACCTAGTTCACAAATTAATTTGATTTTGAGTAGATTGTTAAATGTATCTCCTTCAAGTGGGAAATACATTGATCTTTCGCAGCAAAATCCGTCAGCAGTACCAACTGGCCAAGGGATTCTGGATAAGGCAACTTTAATAAGTAGAGGTAATAGTGTCTCTACTGATTAA
- a CDS encoding DUF808 domain-containing protein produces MGSGFFALLDDIAAIMDDVAVMSKVAAKKTAGILGDDLAVNAEKASGFASSRELPVLWAISKGSLLNKIIILPIAFLLSAFFPIAIIVILVLGGLFLAYEGAEKIYEFIFPHEHEESEGITDEVLTEEQILVIEKEKVKSAIITDFILSVEIVIIALGTVIGKPLLSQIITVSIIAVIATVGVYGIVALIVRMDEVGFKMIQHSKKEKSLLKSVGNILVQALPKVIKALTVIGTIALILVAGGLFVHNIEFFHHLLPNFPSIIKEFAIGLVIGFIVLAIVNLFKKLFKKKEA; encoded by the coding sequence ATGGGTTCAGGTTTTTTCGCCTTATTAGATGATATCGCAGCAATTATGGATGATGTTGCAGTAATGAGTAAAGTTGCTGCAAAAAAAACAGCTGGAATTTTGGGTGATGACTTAGCCGTAAATGCAGAAAAAGCTTCCGGATTTGCGTCTTCAAGAGAATTGCCGGTTTTGTGGGCAATCAGTAAAGGCTCGCTGTTGAATAAAATCATTATTCTTCCAATTGCATTCTTATTGAGTGCCTTTTTTCCAATTGCAATTATAGTAATTTTAGTTTTAGGGGGACTTTTTTTAGCATACGAAGGAGCCGAAAAAATTTATGAATTTATTTTTCCTCACGAGCACGAAGAATCTGAAGGAATTACAGATGAAGTTCTTACAGAAGAACAAATTTTAGTAATTGAAAAAGAAAAAGTAAAGTCAGCAATTATTACAGATTTTATTCTTTCAGTCGAAATTGTAATTATCGCTTTAGGAACTGTAATCGGCAAACCATTGTTATCACAGATTATCACAGTTTCTATTATTGCAGTTATCGCTACAGTTGGAGTTTACGGAATCGTAGCGCTTATTGTTCGTATGGACGAAGTAGGTTTCAAAATGATTCAGCACAGTAAAAAAGAGAAAAGTCTTTTAAAAAGTGTTGGAAATATATTGGTTCAAGCATTGCCAAAAGTAATTAAAGCGTTGACCGTTATTGGAACCATTGCCTTAATTTTGGTTGCAGGAGGTTTATTCGTTCATAATATTGAATTTTTCCACCATCTTTTACCAAATTTCCCATCTATTATAAAAGAGTTTGCTATTGGACTTGTAATTGGTTTTATCGTTCTTGCGATAGTAAATCTTTTCAAAAAGCTGTTTAAGAAAAAGGAAGCTTAA
- the ytxJ gene encoding bacillithiol system redox-active protein YtxJ, producing the protein MSFFNSIFGSSENSEAPKSKVNWTELTDMLQLMEIEAISNEKPVVIFKHSTRCSISRMALKQFEREFDLEGVVDAYFLDLIAHRDISNEIASRFGVYHESPQLILIKNGKAIYDVSHSDIDAEALKSKV; encoded by the coding sequence ATGAGTTTTTTTAATTCAATCTTCGGAAGTTCAGAGAACTCAGAAGCCCCAAAAAGTAAAGTTAACTGGACAGAATTAACAGATATGCTTCAGTTAATGGAAATTGAAGCAATCTCAAATGAGAAACCAGTTGTAATTTTTAAGCACAGCACAAGATGCAGTATTAGCCGCATGGCGCTAAAACAATTTGAAAGAGAATTTGATCTTGAAGGAGTTGTAGATGCTTACTTTTTAGATTTGATTGCGCACCGTGATATTTCGAACGAAATTGCCAGCAGATTCGGAGTTTATCACGAATCGCCACAATTGATTTTAATTAAAAATGGAAAAGCTATTTACGATGTTTCGCACAGCGATATCGATGCTGAAGCATTAAAAAGCAAAGTATAG
- a CDS encoding pectate lyase family protein encodes MKTKLILLALLIPCSFLFAQNYFMSSSEGFGASATGGGNAVPVTVSTLADLTAKLKLKTPQVILVSGTINCSYTSLAINDKTIIGLPGARLVNLDQTASNSGILNLKSGSNNIIIRNLIFEGPGSYDVDGHDNLTSEATNIWVDHCEFQDGMDGNFDNKGAADNVTISWCKFTYLKTPKAGGTGGADDHRFSNLVGSSKTDAPSDGHYSITFKNCYWAQGCRQRMPRVRNAEIHILNCLYKTSESGSVAIGLGGGTKNSTCYVEGSDFANVEKVFKDYISTDGGTVGIVFDHCRKEPMDFGIKVSKPSYIYSVIPLGKVEEFVSNTSCGAGATLQVSSSGIVSTNCSNKS; translated from the coding sequence ATGAAAACAAAGCTTATTTTATTAGCACTTCTTATTCCATGTTCTTTTCTTTTTGCTCAAAATTATTTTATGAGCTCTTCGGAAGGATTTGGGGCTTCTGCTACCGGCGGAGGAAATGCTGTTCCGGTAACAGTCTCAACTCTCGCAGATTTAACAGCAAAACTGAAACTTAAAACGCCACAGGTAATTTTAGTTTCCGGAACTATAAACTGCTCCTATACTAGTTTAGCAATCAATGACAAAACAATAATTGGGCTTCCGGGTGCCAGATTGGTTAATCTTGATCAAACTGCTTCGAATTCAGGAATTTTAAATCTAAAATCTGGCTCAAATAACATCATCATTCGAAATTTGATCTTTGAAGGCCCCGGTTCATATGACGTTGACGGACACGATAATTTAACTTCGGAAGCTACAAATATCTGGGTAGATCATTGCGAATTTCAAGATGGAATGGACGGCAATTTTGATAACAAAGGAGCTGCAGATAATGTTACGATTTCCTGGTGCAAGTTTACTTATCTCAAAACACCTAAAGCCGGAGGAACTGGCGGAGCTGACGATCACAGATTTTCAAACTTAGTTGGATCTTCCAAGACTGATGCACCTTCTGATGGTCATTACAGCATCACTTTCAAAAACTGTTATTGGGCACAGGGATGCAGACAAAGAATGCCGCGCGTTAGAAATGCAGAAATTCATATTTTAAACTGTCTATACAAAACATCAGAATCTGGTTCTGTGGCTATTGGATTAGGCGGTGGAACCAAAAATTCAACTTGTTATGTTGAAGGAAGTGATTTTGCTAACGTTGAAAAAGTCTTTAAAGATTACATAAGTACAGACGGTGGTACAGTTGGAATTGTATTTGATCATTGTCGTAAAGAGCCAATGGATTTTGGAATAAAAGTAAGTAAACCTTCTTATATCTATTCTGTAATTCCTTTAGGAAAAGTGGAGGAATTTGTTTCTAATACATCTTGCGGTGCCGGAGCAACATTACAAGTAAGTTCTAGTGGTATAGTATCTACAAACTGCAGTAACAAAAGCTAA
- the clpB gene encoding ATP-dependent chaperone ClpB — protein sequence MNINKFTIKSQEAIQLSQQLAQRNGQQQIENEHIFKAIFEVDENVAPFILKKLNVNVPLFLQILDSTIQSFPKVSGGDVMLSRDANKALNEAEIIAQKMNDEYVSIEHLILAIFDSKSKVSQILKDQGVTGKGLKAAIEELRKGERVTSASAEETYNSLNKFAKNLNELARTGKLDPVIGRDEEIRRVLQILTRRTKNNPMLIGEPGVGKTAIAEGLAHRIVDGDVPENLKDKIVFSLDMGALIAGAKYKGEFEERLKSVVKEVTAADGDIVLFIDEIHTLVGAGGGEGAMDAANILKPALARGELRAIGATTLDEYQKYFEKDKALERRFQKVLIDEPDTESAISILRGIKEKYETHHKVQIKDEAIIAAVELSQRYITNRFLPDKAIDLMDEAASKLRMEINSKPEELDVLDRKIMQLEIEIEAIKREKEESKLKILGMELANLKEERNEIYAKWKQEKDIVDGIQAVKHEIEDFKYEAERAEREGDYGKVAEIRYGKIKEAQERQETLQKQLLEFQSGNSLIKEEVTREDIAEVVAKWTGIPVTKMLQTEREKLLHLEDELHKRVVGQEEAIEAVSDAVRRSRAGLQDMKKPVGSFLFLGTTGVGKTELAKALAEYLFDDENAMTRIDMSEYQERHSVSRLVGAPPGYVGYDEGGQLTEAVRRKPYSVVLLDEIEKAHPDTFNILLQVLDEGRLTDNKGRLADFRNTIIIMTSNMGSNIIQEKFENLKGSVEAATEAAKNEVLGLLKQTVRPEFINRIDEIVMFTPLTVENISRIVSLQLKSVTKMLALQGITMDATPEAIAYLADKGYDPHFGARPVKRVVQREVLNQLSKEILAGNITTDSIILLDAFDGNLVFRNQTAK from the coding sequence ATGAACATAAATAAATTTACTATTAAATCGCAGGAAGCCATTCAGTTGTCACAGCAATTAGCACAACGAAATGGCCAGCAGCAAATTGAAAATGAACACATTTTCAAAGCCATTTTTGAAGTGGACGAAAACGTAGCACCATTTATTCTGAAAAAACTAAATGTAAACGTTCCGTTGTTCCTTCAAATTTTGGACAGTACAATTCAGAGTTTTCCAAAAGTTTCCGGAGGAGATGTAATGCTTTCCAGAGATGCGAACAAAGCTTTAAATGAAGCCGAAATTATTGCACAAAAAATGAACGACGAATACGTTTCGATCGAGCATTTAATTTTAGCCATTTTTGATTCAAAAAGCAAAGTTTCCCAAATCTTAAAAGATCAGGGAGTTACCGGAAAAGGTTTAAAAGCAGCAATCGAAGAATTAAGAAAAGGCGAAAGAGTAACATCGGCTTCAGCTGAAGAAACTTATAATTCGTTAAATAAATTCGCTAAAAACTTAAACGAATTAGCAAGAACAGGAAAACTAGATCCAGTTATCGGTCGTGACGAAGAAATTCGTCGTGTATTGCAGATTCTGACTCGTAGAACAAAAAATAACCCAATGTTAATTGGAGAACCTGGAGTTGGTAAAACCGCAATTGCAGAAGGTTTAGCGCACAGAATTGTAGATGGAGACGTTCCGGAAAACTTAAAAGATAAAATCGTTTTCTCGCTTGATATGGGAGCTTTGATTGCCGGAGCAAAATACAAAGGAGAATTTGAAGAGCGTTTGAAATCGGTTGTAAAAGAAGTTACAGCTGCTGATGGAGATATTGTTCTTTTTATTGACGAGATTCATACGCTTGTAGGAGCGGGTGGAGGAGAAGGTGCAATGGATGCTGCTAATATCCTGAAACCAGCTTTGGCTCGTGGAGAATTAAGAGCAATTGGTGCAACAACTTTAGATGAATATCAAAAATATTTTGAAAAAGATAAAGCACTCGAAAGACGTTTCCAAAAAGTATTAATCGATGAGCCAGATACAGAAAGTGCCATTTCGATTTTACGTGGTATCAAAGAGAAATACGAAACACACCATAAAGTTCAAATTAAAGACGAAGCAATTATTGCAGCAGTTGAACTTTCACAACGTTATATTACGAATCGTTTCTTGCCAGATAAAGCAATTGACTTAATGGATGAAGCGGCTTCTAAACTGCGTATGGAAATCAATTCAAAACCAGAAGAATTAGATGTTTTGGATCGTAAAATCATGCAGTTGGAAATCGAAATTGAAGCTATCAAACGTGAAAAAGAAGAAAGCAAGCTGAAAATTTTAGGGATGGAATTGGCCAACCTAAAAGAAGAACGAAACGAAATCTATGCAAAATGGAAACAGGAAAAAGATATCGTTGACGGAATTCAGGCTGTAAAACACGAAATAGAAGACTTTAAATACGAAGCAGAACGTGCAGAACGTGAAGGCGATTACGGAAAAGTAGCCGAAATCCGTTACGGAAAAATAAAAGAAGCACAGGAACGTCAAGAAACTTTGCAGAAACAATTGCTAGAATTCCAATCTGGAAATTCTTTAATCAAGGAAGAAGTTACTAGGGAAGATATCGCAGAAGTTGTAGCAAAATGGACAGGAATTCCGGTTACCAAAATGCTTCAGACAGAAAGAGAAAAACTATTGCATTTGGAAGACGAATTGCATAAACGTGTGGTAGGACAGGAAGAAGCGATAGAAGCAGTGAGTGACGCCGTTCGTAGAAGCCGCGCCGGTTTACAGGATATGAAAAAACCTGTTGGTTCATTCTTATTCTTAGGAACAACCGGAGTTGGTAAAACAGAATTGGCAAAAGCTTTAGCAGAATATCTTTTTGATGACGAAAATGCCATGACTCGTATCGATATGAGTGAATACCAAGAACGTCACAGTGTAAGCCGTTTGGTTGGTGCGCCTCCAGGATATGTTGGTTATGATGAAGGAGGTCAGTTGACAGAAGCTGTTCGTAGAAAACCATATTCTGTAGTGCTTTTAGACGAGATCGAAAAAGCGCATCCGGATACATTTAATATTTTGTTGCAGGTTCTGGACGAAGGACGTTTAACAGACAACAAAGGACGTTTGGCCGATTTCAGAAATACGATTATTATTATGACCTCAAATATGGGAAGTAATATTATTCAGGAGAAATTTGAAAACCTAAAAGGAAGTGTTGAAGCAGCAACAGAAGCGGCTAAAAACGAAGTTCTGGGATTATTAAAACAAACGGTTCGACCTGAGTTTATCAACCGTATCGACGAAATTGTAATGTTTACACCGCTTACGGTAGAGAATATTTCAAGAATTGTAAGTTTACAGTTAAAAAGCGTTACTAAAATGCTGGCGCTGCAAGGTATTACAATGGATGCAACTCCGGAAGCTATTGCTTACTTGGCAGACAAAGGTTACGATCCGCACTTTGGAGCCAGACCAGTGAAACGTGTGGTTCAAAGAGAAGTGTTAAATCAATTATCAAAAGAAATTTTGGCAGGAAACATAACAACAGACAGCATCATTTTATTAGATGCTTTCGATGGCAATTTGGTCTTTAGAAACCAGACAGCTAAATAA
- a CDS encoding T9SS type A sorting domain-containing protein, which translates to MKRKQKAFLHLFLVSISFVSNLYSQESIVVAGGKGTGNGGASSYSVGQIVNMQLRGSGGSAQEGVQQPYEITTLGNDQFDEINLVMIAFPNPVIDELNLTVFNNKFESLSYNLIDTNGKILSKDLNITLSETKVSMYGLPHGVYFLKVINNSKTIKTFKIIKK; encoded by the coding sequence ATGAAAAGAAAACAAAAGGCATTTTTACATTTATTTCTTGTTAGTATTTCATTTGTAAGTAATTTATACTCTCAAGAAAGTATTGTAGTTGCAGGTGGAAAAGGTACAGGTAATGGCGGAGCATCCAGTTATTCAGTGGGACAGATTGTCAATATGCAATTAAGAGGAAGTGGCGGATCAGCACAAGAAGGGGTGCAACAGCCTTATGAAATCACAACTTTAGGTAATGATCAATTCGATGAAATTAATTTAGTAATGATTGCTTTTCCAAATCCTGTTATTGATGAGCTGAATCTTACTGTTTTCAATAATAAATTCGAATCGTTGTCTTATAACTTAATTGATACAAATGGAAAAATACTATCAAAAGATTTGAACATTACTTTATCAGAAACTAAAGTCTCTATGTATGGACTACCACATGGAGTCTATTTTCTAAAAGTAATTAACAATTCGAAAACAATAAAAACTTTTAAAATTATCAAAAAGTAG